A single Pseudomonadota bacterium DNA region contains:
- the fusA gene encoding elongation factor G, translated as MKTDLDKVRNIGISAHIDSGKTTLTERILYYTQRIHAIHEVRGKDGVGAKMDSMELERERGITIQSAATYCSWKDNHINIIDTPGHVDFTIEVERALRVLDGAVLILCSVGGVQSQSITVNRQMTRYKVPRIAFINKCDRTGANPDRVIQQIRDKLNLNAIALQLPIGLEGNLKGLVDLVIMKALYFEGENGDIIREDEIPQNLLAEAEAKREELIDAASMFSDELMEAALEGTPTVAMIKAAVRKGTLALELAPVFVGSAYKNKGVQPLLDAVIDYLPNPKDIENIALDLDKNEEEIVVKSDPDEPLIALAFKLEDGRYGQLTYVRVYQGTMNKGDTIVNSRTGKKVKIGRLVRMHSNEMEEIESSTAGDIVALFGVDCASGDTFTSSNISCSMSSMHVPAPVISLAIIPTDNKAQINMSKALNRFTKEDPTFKTFVDHETNETIISGMGELHLEVYIERMKREYGADVIIGPPQVAYRETITQRAEFNYTHKKQTGGSGQFGRVAGYMEPIEEKDYEFVDKVVGGVIPREYISSCDKGFQKGIVKGALAEFPVNGVRVVLNDGAFHAVDSSDVAFQLAAFGGFREGYSKAKPVLLEPIMKVAVEGPTEFQGPVMGSLNQRRGVIAGTFEEGDYTVVEAEVPLSEMFGYSTVLRSLTQGKAEFTMEFAAYRHVPKSVAEEIILDIQKKKKK; from the coding sequence GGCATCACCATTCAGTCCGCGGCCACTTACTGTTCGTGGAAGGATAACCATATCAATATTATTGATACTCCCGGCCATGTTGACTTCACCATTGAAGTTGAACGGGCCCTTCGCGTATTGGACGGTGCGGTGCTTATTCTCTGCTCAGTGGGTGGAGTTCAGTCACAGAGTATTACGGTTAATCGCCAGATGACCCGGTACAAAGTGCCCCGTATAGCGTTTATTAATAAATGTGACCGGACCGGCGCAAACCCCGATCGTGTTATCCAGCAGATTCGTGATAAGTTGAATCTTAATGCTATAGCCCTGCAGTTGCCCATCGGTCTTGAAGGGAATCTCAAGGGTCTTGTTGACCTGGTAATCATGAAAGCCCTTTATTTTGAAGGGGAGAACGGCGATATCATTCGTGAAGACGAGATTCCTCAAAATTTACTGGCTGAAGCCGAAGCAAAACGGGAAGAATTGATCGATGCGGCCTCGATGTTTTCCGATGAACTGATGGAAGCGGCTCTTGAAGGCACACCCACCGTGGCAATGATCAAGGCCGCGGTTCGTAAAGGAACCCTGGCCCTGGAGCTGGCGCCGGTTTTTGTGGGTTCGGCATATAAGAATAAAGGGGTTCAACCCCTGCTTGATGCGGTTATCGATTATCTGCCAAACCCCAAGGACATTGAAAACATAGCCCTTGATCTTGATAAAAATGAAGAGGAAATAGTGGTCAAGTCCGATCCGGATGAGCCGCTTATAGCCCTTGCCTTTAAACTTGAAGACGGTCGCTACGGCCAGTTGACCTATGTTCGTGTTTATCAGGGGACGATGAACAAGGGCGATACAATTGTCAATTCACGGACCGGTAAAAAAGTAAAAATCGGCCGACTTGTCCGGATGCACTCCAACGAGATGGAAGAGATTGAGAGTTCCACCGCCGGAGATATCGTCGCCCTTTTCGGGGTTGACTGCGCATCTGGAGACACCTTTACCTCAAGTAATATATCATGCTCCATGAGCTCCATGCATGTGCCTGCACCGGTTATTTCTCTGGCGATAATTCCAACGGACAATAAAGCCCAGATTAACATGTCAAAGGCGCTTAACCGTTTCACCAAGGAAGATCCTACCTTCAAGACCTTTGTGGACCATGAGACCAATGAAACGATTATTTCCGGGATGGGTGAATTACACCTTGAGGTCTATATCGAGCGGATGAAGCGTGAGTACGGAGCCGATGTTATAATCGGACCTCCCCAGGTCGCCTATCGCGAGACTATTACTCAGCGGGCGGAATTCAATTATACCCATAAGAAACAGACCGGCGGTTCAGGACAGTTCGGTCGGGTTGCCGGATATATGGAACCCATTGAAGAAAAGGATTACGAGTTTGTTGATAAAGTCGTCGGCGGGGTTATCCCCCGGGAGTATATCTCTTCCTGCGACAAGGGGTTTCAGAAGGGCATTGTGAAAGGTGCCCTTGCCGAATTTCCGGTTAACGGCGTGCGGGTTGTTCTCAACGACGGGGCGTTTCATGCGGTTGACTCTTCTGATGTGGCTTTCCAGTTGGCGGCATTCGGTGGTTTCCGAGAAGGCTACAGTAAGGCAAAGCCGGTTTTGTTGGAACCGATCATGAAGGTAGCCGTGGAAGGTCCTACCGAGTTTCAGGGGCCGGTCATGGGCAGCCTGAATCAGCGCCGGGGTGTTATCGCCGGGACATTCGAGGAAGGCGATTACACTGTGGTTGAGGCGGAAGTACCGCTTTCAGAAATGTTTGGCTACTCCACCGTTCTCCGCTCTCTTACCCAGGGTAAGGCGGAGTTTACCATGGAATTTGCAGCGTACAGGCATGTTCCAAAGAGTGTCGCTGAAGAGATTATTCTGGATATCCAGAAAAAGAAAAAAAAGTAG
- the hisA gene encoding phosphoribosylformimino-5-aminoimidazole carboxamide ribotide isomerase, giving the protein MRFRPCIDLHGGQVKQIVGSTLSDDQSSSLKTNFASDKSPLFYAEMYKRDGLVGGHVIKLGSGNDQAALEALQAYPGGLQVGGGINAKNAAYWLDQGASHVIITSYVFEKGRVREDRLLEVLQAVGKGRLVLDLSCRKKGGKYYVVTDRWQNFTDMEVNGETLKYFAKFCDEFLVHAVDVEGKCSGIEQELAVNLGKWTTLPTTYAGGIQSMNDMYLIKELGAGKLDATIGSALDIFGGNGVTYTDAVAFDKAERS; this is encoded by the coding sequence ATGCGATTCAGACCCTGTATCGACCTCCATGGAGGGCAGGTGAAACAGATTGTCGGTTCAACCCTTTCCGATGATCAGTCATCCAGCCTCAAAACCAATTTTGCTTCGGATAAGAGTCCTTTGTTTTATGCGGAAATGTATAAAAGAGACGGCCTTGTCGGCGGTCATGTGATTAAGCTCGGTTCCGGAAATGACCAGGCGGCGCTTGAAGCATTGCAGGCCTATCCTGGCGGTCTGCAGGTAGGTGGCGGCATTAACGCCAAAAATGCCGCCTACTGGCTTGATCAGGGCGCTTCGCATGTGATAATTACCTCCTATGTCTTTGAAAAAGGCCGGGTGCGTGAAGACCGTTTACTGGAAGTCCTGCAGGCAGTGGGCAAGGGCAGGCTTGTCCTTGATCTCAGTTGCCGGAAGAAGGGCGGAAAATATTATGTTGTCACGGATCGCTGGCAGAATTTCACCGATATGGAAGTGAACGGTGAAACGTTAAAGTATTTTGCGAAATTCTGTGACGAGTTTCTGGTTCATGCCGTTGATGTTGAAGGGAAATGCTCGGGCATTGAACAAGAGCTTGCGGTTAACCTGGGGAAATGGACAACTCTGCCCACCACCTATGCCGGCGGAATCCAGAGCATGAACGACATGTATCTTATCAAGGAATTGGGTGCGGGAAAACTTGACGCGACCATCGGCAGCGCCCTGGATATTTTTGGCGGGAACGGCGTAACCTACACGGATGCAGTAGCGTTTGACAAAGCCGAAAGGTCGTAA
- a CDS encoding thrombospondin type 3 repeat-containing protein, translating to MVSAHFYSIDPETGWTPPVDIGFLPPEDGTRRGMGYVSYIIDHKEDLEENSQIRNIALIIFDMGENIYTNQVDPHDPSQGTDPEKEALVTIDKERPSSSVSPLAEISDGVFVVSWGGSDSASGIAAYDIYTRDGQELKWFLWKERISDTSAEFIGTPSHTHEFYSIAIDNVGHREQKAPVPDAKTYVQDDPDNDGVLGSNDNCPFTANSDQLDTDGDSEGNACDDDDDNDGRQDQMDNCPVVVNTDQVNTDGDALGNACDEDDDNDDVLDQADNCPVTANGDQLDTDGDSLGDACDADDDNDQVGDANDNCPLTVNADQLNADGDSAGDACDLCPLDADNDIDGDGICGNADNCPAEQNSDQNDLDQDGLGDLCDPQTCGNGILETIEKCDDSNSIDGDGCSAQCIPETIISITKAEVEWDDGEIKYKGEIVLPLEVPLYDVVPQGAVFIGLADLGQVVAETVVFTIKGSENTKWEYKDGVGSITKFKIDWKGASFDYKGLLHLKANHIGQDSTSLEIERNGLSGAFSIQIGAVSIQVDTDNVVVTAPETLEVDADDADGEIEVDLPFALTPEMTIIISRPDLVDTAIPIADYYTNSVGKFDLTASFEAIDLTGLDRPTYLKLGISLGEVGYPGSNEISSGWKSIKSKEWKYKND from the coding sequence ATGGTTTCGGCCCATTTCTACTCCATTGATCCCGAAACGGGTTGGACTCCGCCGGTGGATATCGGTTTCCTGCCTCCAGAGGATGGAACAAGGCGCGGTATGGGATATGTCAGCTACATTATTGACCACAAAGAGGACCTGGAAGAAAACAGCCAAATTCGCAATATAGCGCTCATTATCTTTGACATGGGTGAAAATATTTATACGAACCAAGTCGACCCACATGACCCGAGTCAGGGAACAGATCCTGAAAAAGAAGCGCTCGTTACAATTGACAAGGAACGTCCATCCAGTTCTGTAAGTCCTTTGGCTGAGATTTCTGATGGTGTCTTCGTTGTAAGCTGGGGTGGGAGTGACAGTGCTTCAGGTATAGCTGCTTATGATATTTACACTCGTGACGGTCAAGAGTTGAAGTGGTTCCTCTGGAAGGAGAGAATATCTGACACCTCAGCAGAGTTCATCGGCACGCCGAGCCACACCCATGAATTTTACAGTATTGCCATTGACAATGTAGGGCATCGAGAACAGAAGGCTCCGGTTCCGGATGCTAAGACGTATGTGCAAGATGATCCTGATAATGACGGCGTTTTAGGTTCCAATGATAATTGCCCCTTTACGGCAAACAGCGACCAACTCGATACAGATGGAGACTCTGAGGGCAATGCCTGTGACGACGATGATGACAATGATGGTCGACAAGACCAGATGGACAACTGTCCGGTTGTCGTGAATACGGATCAGGTCAATACAGACGGCGACGCTCTGGGGAATGCCTGTGATGAAGATGATGATAATGATGATGTGCTTGATCAAGCCGATAATTGTCCCGTGACAGCAAATGGGGATCAACTTGATACGGATGGAGATTCTTTGGGTGATGCGTGTGACGCTGATGACGATAACGACCAGGTGGGCGATGCTAATGACAATTGTCCCTTGACTGTAAACGCAGATCAATTGAATGCCGATGGTGATTCTGCCGGAGATGCCTGTGACCTTTGTCCTTTGGATGCTGATAACGATATTGATGGGGACGGAATCTGTGGTAACGCAGACAACTGCCCCGCTGAGCAGAATTCGGATCAAAACGATCTTGATCAGGATGGTTTGGGGGATCTTTGCGATCCGCAAACATGCGGAAACGGGATTTTAGAAACCATCGAAAAATGTGACGATAGCAATAGTATTGATGGTGATGGCTGCTCAGCGCAATGTATTCCAGAAACTATTATTTCAATAACAAAAGCCGAAGTTGAGTGGGACGATGGTGAGATAAAGTATAAGGGCGAGATTGTTTTGCCTTTGGAAGTGCCGCTTTACGATGTTGTTCCTCAAGGTGCAGTCTTCATTGGTCTGGCGGATCTTGGGCAAGTGGTTGCCGAAACCGTGGTCTTCACAATAAAAGGATCGGAAAACACGAAGTGGGAATACAAAGATGGTGTCGGCAGTATTACGAAATTTAAAATTGATTGGAAAGGGGCAAGTTTTGACTACAAAGGCCTGCTTCATTTGAAGGCCAACCATATTGGTCAGGACAGTACAAGTTTAGAGATTGAAAGAAATGGATTGTCAGGAGCATTTTCAATTCAAATTGGCGCTGTCTCAATCCAGGTTGACACTGACAATGTTGTTGTTACGGCACCTGAAACGCTGGAGGTGGATGCCGACGATGCAGACGGTGAAATTGAAGTTGACTTGCCATTTGCCTTGACTCCTGAAATGACAATCATAATAAGCCGCCCGGATTTAGTGGATACGGCTATACCCATAGCGGATTATTACACAAATTCGGTTGGTAAATTTGACCTTACTGCGAGTTTCGAAGCAATTGACTTAACAGGTTTAGATCGACCCACGTACCTGAAGCTGGGGATTTCATTAGGCGAGGTTGGATATCCAGGCTCCAATGAAATATCCAGTGGCTGGAAATCAATTAAAAGCAAAGAATGGAAATATAAAAACGACTAA